A region from the Corylus avellana chromosome ca7, CavTom2PMs-1.0 genome encodes:
- the LOC132188395 gene encoding uncharacterized protein LOC132188395 isoform X2, which yields MGATNVISSVKAELGKPSSLQPDKGKVTIYVDCSPTAEPMFEGRGGDELSMELSVALQRCLLGGKSGAGAGIDLSSLIVVEGKICWDLYIDCLVISSDGNLLDALGAAIKAALSNTGIPRVNVAVGASGDQQPEVDISDEEFLQFDTSNIPVIVTLTKAGRHYIVDATSEEESQMNSAVSISVNRKGHICGLTKRGGAGLDPSIILDMISVAKHVSDQLINKLDSEIAAAEADEDES from the exons ATGGGGGCAACAAATGTTATTTCCAGTGTGAAG GCTGAACTTGGAAAGCCGAGTTCATTGCAACCTGACAAAGGAAAGGTCACCATATATGTTGACTGCAGTCCAACTGCAGAACCAATGTTTGAG GGTAGAGGGGGTGATGAGTTGTCAATGGAACTCTCAGTTGCTCTTCAGCGTTGTCTCTTGGGTGGTAAAAGTGGAGCTG GGGCTGGAATTGATCTCTCATCTCTAATAGTTGTGGAGGGAAAAATTTGCTGGGATCTTTATATTGATTGCCTTGTTATTAGTTCAGATGGGAATCTGCTAGATGCCCTAGGCGCTGCTATTAAG GCTGCTTTGAGCAATACAGGCATTCCAAGGGTTAATGTTGCAGTTGGTGCGTCAGGCGATCAGCAACCAGAGGTTGATATTAGTGACGAAGAATTTCTGCAGTTTGACACATCAAACATCCCTGTCATCGTTACATTAACAAAG GCGGGTAGGCACTATATTGTAGATGCCACTTCAGAAGAGGAATCCCAAATGAACTCCGCCGTCTCTATTTCAGTCAACAGGAAAGGACACATTTGTGGGCTGACTAAACGAGGTGGTGCAGGCTTAGATCCTAGCATCATTCTCGACATGATATCTGTGGCAAAACATGTCAGTGACCAGCTAATAAACAAATTAGATTCTGAGATTGCTGCCGCCGAAGCTGATGAAGACGAATCGTGA
- the LOC132188395 gene encoding uncharacterized protein LOC132188395 isoform X1, producing MVGLSLGEKHFIQGGIAQDLRSDGRKRLTYRPICVETGFIPQANGSARVRMGATNVISSVKAELGKPSSLQPDKGKVTIYVDCSPTAEPMFEGRGGDELSMELSVALQRCLLGGKSGAGAGIDLSSLIVVEGKICWDLYIDCLVISSDGNLLDALGAAIKAALSNTGIPRVNVAVGASGDQQPEVDISDEEFLQFDTSNIPVIVTLTKAGRHYIVDATSEEESQMNSAVSISVNRKGHICGLTKRGGAGLDPSIILDMISVAKHVSDQLINKLDSEIAAAEADEDES from the exons ATGGTGGGACTATCTCTTGGAGAAAAGCACTTCATACAGGGTGGTATTGCTCAAGACCTTCGTTCTGATGGTCGAAAGAGATTAACTTACCGTCCTATTTGTGTTGAAACTGGATTTATACCCCAG GCAAATGGTTCAGCAAGAGTCAGGATGGGGGCAACAAATGTTATTTCCAGTGTGAAG GCTGAACTTGGAAAGCCGAGTTCATTGCAACCTGACAAAGGAAAGGTCACCATATATGTTGACTGCAGTCCAACTGCAGAACCAATGTTTGAG GGTAGAGGGGGTGATGAGTTGTCAATGGAACTCTCAGTTGCTCTTCAGCGTTGTCTCTTGGGTGGTAAAAGTGGAGCTG GGGCTGGAATTGATCTCTCATCTCTAATAGTTGTGGAGGGAAAAATTTGCTGGGATCTTTATATTGATTGCCTTGTTATTAGTTCAGATGGGAATCTGCTAGATGCCCTAGGCGCTGCTATTAAG GCTGCTTTGAGCAATACAGGCATTCCAAGGGTTAATGTTGCAGTTGGTGCGTCAGGCGATCAGCAACCAGAGGTTGATATTAGTGACGAAGAATTTCTGCAGTTTGACACATCAAACATCCCTGTCATCGTTACATTAACAAAG GCGGGTAGGCACTATATTGTAGATGCCACTTCAGAAGAGGAATCCCAAATGAACTCCGCCGTCTCTATTTCAGTCAACAGGAAAGGACACATTTGTGGGCTGACTAAACGAGGTGGTGCAGGCTTAGATCCTAGCATCATTCTCGACATGATATCTGTGGCAAAACATGTCAGTGACCAGCTAATAAACAAATTAGATTCTGAGATTGCTGCCGCCGAAGCTGATGAAGACGAATCGTGA